AATGGCGCTCCTCCAATGGGCAAAGCAGCCTTGGGACGTGTCGTGTTAAATGGCCAGACTTTGCTGCCTATTCCTTGAGCCAGGATAATTGCTCTCTTCACGCTTGCTGTTTCCGTTGTAGCGCGTTCATGATTTGCTCGAACAGCTTTTCCCCGTCCATCATGCCATAGGTCACAGATTCGATGTCTTCAACAGGGATGCCAAGGGGTGCTGCAGCTTGGGTGATGGAGCGCTTTTTGAAGCGCACCTGTGGCGCGATGAGGACCACGTCCACAGGCTTGTTTGCGAAGTCATAGACTGCTACCTCGGCAGCGGAGAGCAGTATCATCTCCAAATCAGTCCCCTTGGCCTTAGCGGCTTCCTCGGTACGAGCTGCCAAAAGGCTGGATGACGCGCCCATGGCACAGAACATGAGAACCTTGATTTTGTCCATTGTCTCCCCTCGCTTTTAGTTCTATAGTTTTCATGGGTGGCCTATCTTGATGCCCGCACCATGTTCATTTCTTCACGGCTTGCCAGATTTGCTCGAACAGCTTTTCCCCATCCACCATGCCATACGTGATTGGGTCAATGCTTTGGACGACAATGCCCAGCGGTTCTGCCATCTGGGCAATGGCTCGTCGCTTGTACACTACTTGTGGAGCTACCAATACCATATCCACCATACGCGACTGGAAATCATAGGTGGTTACCTCTGGCACAGGGATAGCGTGTATCTCTAATTGGTGGCCGCGTCGCTGAGCAGCTTCAATGGTACTTGCCTCCAATAGGCTGGAGGACATCCCTGCTGCGCACACGAGCAGAACCCTGTATAAGGCCATAATTTTCTCCTCTACTTTTAGATAGACAGCATCTGGAATACAATCGTTTCGTAAATATTACAGACGCTTTGTCTCAATGCAAAGGCGGGAAAAGA
This Chloroflexota bacterium DNA region includes the following protein-coding sequences:
- a CDS encoding PTS sugar transporter subunit IIB; protein product: MDKIKVLMFCAMGASSSLLAARTEEAAKAKGTDLEMILLSAAEVAVYDFANKPVDVVLIAPQVRFKKRSITQAAAPLGIPVEDIESVTYGMMDGEKLFEQIMNALQRKQQA
- a CDS encoding PTS sugar transporter subunit IIB is translated as MALYRVLLVCAAGMSSSLLEASTIEAAQRRGHQLEIHAIPVPEVTTYDFQSRMVDMVLVAPQVVYKRRAIAQMAEPLGIVVQSIDPITYGMVDGEKLFEQIWQAVKK